The DNA sequence ATATCACTCGTTGTTTTAATAGATTTTAGCATGTAATTTGGGGGTAAATGTCTGAGACTCTGAGCTGGAgcagaatatttatttatcttctgAGATTCTGTTTTGCTATTCAACatgaatgataaaattgaattcagTTTATTGGTTATTCATTTCGCAGTTTGAATCATTCAGTCAAGTTATTTAGAGAAGGGGTTTGTTTTGGTTCTATGCATTGTTTGTAGCCCCTGGGCGTATCATTTGATCACAATGTCGGGGTGTTCTACGTCAGTATCTACTGAAGTTCGAGACCCGAATCAGGACAATGCTGTTGTTGATTGCTTTAACTTATCTAAAGCCTCGGACCAAGATGCTTTGCGACATGAGAATGAGGTGGATGAAGAGAACGAATTGGAGGATGGTAACCGAAACACAGATGTGGCTGAGGAAGAGGATGAGGATGAAGATGCGGATTTCAATCCTTTTTTAAAGGAGACGAATTCAATGGAAGCCTCCTCAAGTTTGAGTTCTGAAGTTGAAGACCTGGACTTGGATGTTGCTGACAGCAAGGGAAAGCAATGTGCTGCGGTTGGTAACGAGTCTGGAAAACATAGGGACACCAGTGGGGATGTTGAGAACTGCGATGAAAATGTGATGCATGCTGTATTTTCTTCTGGAAAAGAAGTTGGGAAAAATTTGGACCTTATTTATTCTTCGACTACAGAGCAGGATTCCACATTGGTAAATCAATCTGGTAATGGATCACTATTTGACAAGGAGAGTGGATTAACCAGACAAGTAGATGTTGACAGTGCAACAGATTCCAGGAAATTTATGGTTGATGTGGATGCTGAGGGTGCCATCTGTATGCGAACTAGGGCTCGTTATTCTCTTGCAAGTTTCACACTTGATGAGCTTGAAACTTTCCTTCAAGAAACTGATGATGAAGACGATCTTCAAAATGTTGATGATGAAGAGGaatatagaaaatttttgGCAGCTGTTTTAAGAGGTGAGGATTCCCAGAATTTGCAAGAGAATGCAAAtgttgatgatgaagatgaagaaaatgatgCTGACTTTGAGCTTGAACTTGAAGAGGCACTGGAAAGTGAACCAGAGGAGGTTGAAGAAAGAAGAACGACTAGGCGGAATAGAAGCCAAAAAGCTTCCATTGAACACAGCAAGAGGTTAGCAGGACAGTTGAGTAGACCACTGCGACCACTCTTACCATTTGCATCAATCGAATCCTTATCAACTGCAGAAGGAAGACACTTAACACCCAACTTTTCTTCATCCCATATGCCTCCTGTAAATAATGGCTACACCTATGGATTCACCCCACATCAGATAGGGCAATTGCATTGTCTTATTCACGAGCACATACAACTACTTATTCAGGTTTTCTCGTTATCTGTTCTTGAGCCTGGGAAAAGCCATATTGCTTCCGAAGTTAAAGAATTAGCCGTACAGATGGTTCAGAAACGTGATCAAGCTCTGGCATGGAGAACAGTTCCATATCCTAGCTTTTGCTTCTTCCCCCCATATATCCATCCATCTGTGCTAGATGGGAATCAGAACATGCTTCCATCTACAGATGGCAATAAAATTGCACAACAGAATCTTCCCTGTGGAAGCAACAGAGAGCTGGACTCCGATGAACAGGCAGGCTCTTCTCAGATTCCAGAATACCATTCATGGGTTCCTTATGTTTGTGGTCCAGTGCTGTCTGTCACAGATGTAGCTCCACTCAAACTAGTTGAAAACTATATTGATGATGTTTCTTCTGGTATATCATAGTCGATTCATACTTTTGTCctactttttaaatattgtctGCAACTTGTATATTAATGCATTTTCATACTTATAAAATGATTGGCAGCTGTGCGTGCATATGAACGCCATCAAATTGAACGTGGTTTTGAGACTCCTGGTCAAAAGGAGCCCTTGTTTCCTCTTCGCAATTCCCTATGCTCCCCTGAGTCTGTTGGTCAAGGAGAAATGGATGAGAACACTCCCCTAGATTCTAACAAGGCGCCTTCACCCTCTGCCAGCCATCGACTGCCCAAGAAGAATATGGCCACAACTCTGCTTGAAAGGGCCAAAAATCAACCAGTTGCTCCCGTTCCTAAGGAAATTGCTAGGCTAGCTCAGAGGTTTTGGTCGTTGTTTAATCCTGCCCTTTATCCTCACAAGCCAGCTCCTGCTTCTCTTACTACTCGGGTACTTTTTACCGATGCAGAGGATGAGTAAGTTGCATGCTTTTGTTTACTACACATCATACAATATTTTaacattcattaaattttgtacTTTTGTCTTgtctctaattaaatattgtgaaaatattgcattttcaACTATTCACAATCGAAAAAAAATCTTGGTACAAAGTGTTTTAGGTGAACGTAGAATCGCACAAATATTTTGGCCTTAGATATTGTCATATTCATGGTCAATGCTTGCAATCTTTGATCTTTTATGTGTGTTGGCACGTGAGTGGTTATGTCACTTATATATCATGTCAGTTTCCCAATAAGTACTACCCTGGAAGCTTCTCTAGAATCTCTACGTGATCCTACTGTCCCTTTTAAGCAAAAAATcctctctcttgctttattttcccacctactttattcttttcactcctctacttttccctctctcatactttactctctctactttcacTCTTTAAATATGAATTCCTTAAATCCTGTGCCCATAAGAAGTGGCTCGCTTAtggcgggacggagggagtatattgttTGATGTGAAGGTTGTAGCAATAGCATCAGTCAACAAAGAtcctcatttttatttatgaaccTGTACATATTTGTTTCTTCGTTTATGCCTTACAAACTAGATATGGAACTTACAGATTACTAGCCTTGGGTTTGATGGAATACAATACTGACTGGAAAGCTATACAGCAGCGATTTCTTCCTTGCAAATCTAGGCATCAGGTAACCTATTTTACTGTGAACTGTAATTTAAAGACTGCGATGTTGTGTATTTTCTGGGGTTATAGTTGGTCAACTTTTAACAATGTGTTGTGCACAATTTTTGCATAAAACTTTGGAAGTCAACTTCTAACATTTCCATCGGAAGGGTGTATGACATTAGTTCTCTGGCATTATGTGTCTATATAATTATAGCATGAAAATAATCCTTTATACTGCAAAACAGATTTTCGTGAGGCAAAAGAATCGTGCATCATCAAAAGCGCCAGAAAATCCAATAAAGGTTTGTGACTATTTGTGATGCTGTTTGCTTAGCTTCAAATCTTCCATCATGTTTTAGTATGTTACTTGTTTGTTTGTAGTCTGTGAGAAGGATAAAAAACGCCCCCTTGACCTTGGAGGAAATTGCTCGTATTGAACTGGTATGCTCCCGAAtgactaaatttaattttgcaaaGTTTTACATGACATTTTTCTGGAGTCTAAATGATTCTAATGATTCAGGGATTGAAAAAGTTTAAACTCGACTTCATGTCCATATGGAGATTCTTTCTTCCTTATAGAGATCCCTCCTTGCTTCCGAGGCAGTGGCGCATTGCTACTGGTACCCAGAAATCATATAAATCTGATGCGAACAAGAAAGCAAAGCGTCGTTTGTATGAatccaaaagaaaaagtagCAAACCTTCTCCCTCAAGTTGGCATTCGTCATCTGAGAAAGAGGTTTATTTACTTCTGAACTAGATTAATTAGGTCTTTGTTGCCTTTCAAATGGATTTACATATTTGTTAACAAGTTGGTTTTCATATTAGCTGCTGTCATCATCACTCAGTAATTCATACTGCTCCTTTAGTGTGTATTTAGCTATATCAAGCATCCTTAGTGCCCGCTGCtgtacaaaattaaattttgggtGTGCATGCCATGCAATGTGACAGTAAATTGTTATGGTGACTTTATCATGTCGTCGAAGAACAATCTAAATCTTTCTTTTGTTGTTGATCCATAAATACTTAAATTTCAGGGTGACAGCTCTGATAATGCTGCTGAAGAAACAAACAGTGGAGATAATCACATAGACAAAGAAGATGAAGCATATGTCCATGAAGCATTTTTGGCTGATTGGATGCCAGAAAACCATGCTTCTTCCAGTTTTCCCAGTGGCCTGCTATCCCAGGAGATTTCTCAGGCGAAAGATAAACCTGGTTATCGAGACATCCAACCCCCAATGTATTCTAAGTCTGCACTTGCTTCAAGGTACTCCCCTGGTTCTGCAATAAACTTTTCTTGGCATTCTGCATTACGTGCTTGACATTCAGATAAGTTACTGTAATTTCTAGGCCATCCACTTCCGAAATAGTTATGCGGCCCTACCGTGCTCGGAAACCAAATAATGCACGCCTGGTCAAATTAGCTCCTGGTTTGCCTCCTGTCAATCTGCCTCCATCCGTTCGAATTATGTCACAATCAGCTTTCAAGAACTCTCAAGCCATCACATCTGCAAAAGATTCGGCAAATATCATGAAAAATGCTGGTTTGATGCCAAAAAATCGGACTCTGCACGCTGGGAGCAATATGCAGGTGGGAGTTGGCTCTTCCGTGCAATCTGGAGTAACAAGGAACAACCATGTTAATGTTACTATTAAAAATCAGCAGCGAAATCTTTCTGATGTCGCTACTAACAAACTTACAGTAGAGAGAGGCGACACGGATCTTCAGATGCATCCTCTGCTATTCCAGGCACCTCAGGATTGTCAATTGCCTTACTACCCCAGCAGTCCTAGCACGTCTAGTTCGTTCTCTTTCTTTCCAGGAAATCAACCACAATTAAGTCTCAGTCTCTTTCACAACCCCCGGCATATAAGAGATGCTGTGAACTTTCTCAGCAAGTCATCCAAGCCTCCTGAAAAGAACGCTGCACCATCCGGCGTTGACTTTCATCCACTTTTACAGAGAACTGATGATGTGAGTGCAAGTTCTTTAGCTACACATCCTGCTGGCAGGCTTCCTCCCACTGCAGCGTCGAAGCCTCCAATTCGGAATCATCTTTCCTCGACGAGTAAGGCATCTGTAGATGGTAATTCAAGTGCTTCAGGTACAAAGGGCAGCAGCCTTAGTAAAAAGGGCAATGAGCTAGACTTGAATATCCACCTCAGTTTGTCAGCCAAGAATCGAGAAAGCAGAAATACGATTATACGTGATACTAGCAGATCACTAGCTGCTTCCGCGTCTGGTGTCATAGAATCTGAAAGTGCTAAAGATTATACTCCAGATGTGATGAGCAATCAGTTTGACTCAACTGAAACTCCACTGGCTACTCCTAGAAACAGAGGAAGTAGGAAAGTGGCTGACGACATGCATGATGAGTCCCTCCCGGAAATTGTAATGGAACAGGAAGAATTAAGCGACTCTGAGGAAGAGTTTGGGGAAAACGTCGAGTTTGAGTGTGAGGAGATGGCCGATTCAGATGCAGAGTGTACATCTGACTCGGAACAAGTTGTCAACGTGCCAAATGAGGTAATGATTCTCTAATTTGCAGAAGTTTTTTGATTTACTAGGAAATGGTTAGAGACTTAGATCTCTCTTACAAGCTTTACAAATTCGTTTCAGGAAATGCACCTAGAAGAAACAGATGCAGATATTGACGAAAGGCAGCTCCAGAATGACCACGGAAGCAATCCTTGCAGCACATCAGAAGCATGCTCGATAGGATTGGATACCACCGGGCTTCATGTGAAGCCGAATGCACTCTCCCTGAATCTGAATTCTTGCCCTCCTGCTTCTCAATCAAACCCCAAGAATGCATATGAATTTGGACCATTTGGTACTAGGGCAGGAGACGATAAATTTCTCGTAGATTTAAAGGGCTCCGGCAAGATGCAGAAACGCACATCTAAGCATCTCAGCGGCGACACTCCATCAAGAACTCCCAGAAAACGTGTCTGCAGATCCAATTCTAACTCAAACGCTGCCACCATTGtagaaaattcaaagaaagTTGCCAAGGTTGAATTTGGTTAACTgataatttatgattattcATAGTTTTTGCATATTAATGAAAAGGCCAAATTTGTCAATTTTCTAGTGTACTAGAAATAagcatttgttttgttatcTTTAATGCGTACTAGTTAAAAACATAACAGAGTAAATATAATAAGGAAATTGTgtttaaatacataaatgtTTACTTCAAATATACGTACTTTAAACTATACATTTTTCATGCGATTGCCATTTCATTGAACTAACATATCACAGCTAGTtaaagtgataaatttttgtCATCATATTATCGTAGATATCCAACTACTTCATTggattagattttttttttccttcagcATTCGGATTTGCTTAGTTTGATTAGGAATTACTATATACTCTATGAACTAATCAAACTAAGCAAAAAAATCCGAGACTCATTTATAAGACTATGTTTATCGGTGGGGTGGGTCGACCGCCACCTCACCCcacctttaaaaaaaaaataaaaaatcaataatattgtCTCAATCTCAAGTAGACCACGGTCTCTCTCCACCCAAACACCAACCAGGCGGTCTCCATTCCATCATCCAATGAGATTGTGCCAAATGGCACAATCTCATTggttgatatatatatacttttaaattaatatatctttaatataaaatattataaaattataaaaattatatcaaaattcataatttttcttcctctataaatagagaccacatttgctatagtttgcacacaaaaaaaaatatctctttCCTCCTCCTATAATCTtcttgtttgataaaatttcatatttttaagcTTACTTTGTTGCTAACTATGGATGATGATGAGAATAATATATTCTCCGATTCCCCAAATTTCTATCCTTCCCAAAACTACAACCcttcccaaaattttaatcctTCTCAAGATTATTTCCCTAGTTTTGATGATTTTCCAAATTCTGATCAATTCCAaaattcatttcaaaaccAACATTCAAGCCAAGTCATATCACCAACCAACTTGAGTGCTTCAAACACTCCACATGATTGGAGTGAGCAAGAAGACATGTCATTAATGTCTGCTTATTGTTTCGTGAGCAGGGATGCAATTGTTGGCACCAACCAAACTAATGCCCATCTATGGAAATGTGGGTGGTTGGGTTGGATAAATATTGATGATGTGGAAGATGATGTGGAGgagatagaaataaattaaatattgaaaaagtggctggttgggttgggttgggtggTTGCTGATAAACATAGTCTAACGTCTCAATATATTTTGGTCTAATCTAAACCGAAATCCGAATGCTTGCGACTATACGCATTAGTTGGTATTCAACTTCACTAATACAATAACTAATGTTACTTTCTCATCTCAGAAAGTTTCACACAGCAAGTTCATCAACCACTACCTATGCCACCATTCTGCGCCACTGCGTGGAGACTTCAAATCTATCCAAAGCCAAATCAATCCACGCAAAACTCATCAAAGCATCCGACCACCAACCAGATTCCATCTTCATCCACAACCATCTCATCAACGCATACATCAAATGCGGGGACACCGCAAACGCCCTCCAACTGTTCGACGAAATGCCCGAAAGAAACGTGGTTTCTTGGACTGCCCTGATTGCCGGTTTCGCCCAAAAGGGCTTCCCTTCTCaaacactctctctcttctcagCTATGCACAGGAGCTCTGTTCGCCCCAACGAGTTCACTTTCGTGAGCGTGCTCCAAGCTTGCTCCTTTTCGGAGATTTTCTGCTTGATCTCCGCTTTCCAAGTTTTTGCGATGGTGATCAAGTTCGGATTCGAGAACAATGTGTATTTGGTGAATGCGTTGCTCACTACTTTGATAAGGCATGGTGAGTTTGATGAAGCTGTTCGTCTATTCGAGGCGTGCCTCGACACAGATGTCGTGTCGTGGAATGCTCTATTCGACGGTTTCTTGAAGTTCGGTTGTGATTCAATACCTAGTTTCTGGCGTAGGATGCTCTTTGAGGGTGTGAAACCGGATGCGTTCACGTTCGCAACAGTTCTCACGGGGCTGGCTGAGTTGTCGGCCCTTGAAACCGGGCTGCAAGTCCATTCCCTCCTTGTGAAATCCGGCCATGGAAGGGAGAGATGTGTAGGCAATGCTTTGGTGGATATGTACTTGAAAAGTGGCAGACTAAACCAAGGTTTTCTAGCGTTTGATGAGATCCCGTCGAAGGATGTGTGTTCTTGGACTCAGATAGCCACGGGGTGCCTCAACTGTGGTGATCCAACGGAGGCGCTTAGGGTGATCGGGAGTATGAGGAGGGCTGGGGTTCGACCTAACAAGTTCACTCTAGCAACGGGGATCAACGCTTGTGCTAGTCTTTCAAGCCTCGATGAAGGCCTGAAATTGCAAGCTTTGGTGGCTAAACTAGGTGATGAAGTTGATGTATGTGTGGAAAATGCCCTGCTTGACTTGTATGCAAAAGGCGGGCAGATGGATGGTGCGGTGAGGGTGTTCGTCTCGATGAGAGAGCGCACAGTCGTGTCGTGGACCACGATGATCATGGGGTTCGCGCAGAACGGGGAGGCGGAGGAAGCTCTCAACGTTTTCGAAGAGATGAGAGCTGAGGGGGAGAGGCCTAATCACATCACACTCGTCTCGTTGCTGTATGCGTGCAGCCAAGGGGGGTTCATCGAAAGAGGGCTTACATATTTCTCTTCGATGACCGAAGAATTTGGGATTGTGCCGAGCGAGGATCACTACGTCTGCGTGGTGAACCTGCTTGGCCGGGTGGGGCGGATACGAGAGGCAGAGGAGCTGATCCTCCGCATCCCGTTCGAGCCGAGCGCTGTCGTGTGGCAAACGCTGCTCGGGGCTTGCCGTCTCCACGGGGACGTGGAGACGGCGAGACGGGCCGCGAAGGGAGCATTGGCGGCCGATCGGGATGATCCCTCGACGTACGTGTTGATGTCCAATACTTTCGCGGATTTTGAGGATTGGGGGAGTGCAAAGACATTGAGAGAGTGGTTGGAGATTAGGGATATCAAGAAAATGCCCGGCACGAGCTGGGTTGAGATCGGTGAGACGGATTAGATGGGGTCGCTCGAGGTTGGCCAACCCTACTGTCGGCCCACGAGTATCGGAAAATTCTATCAAATGCAGTGTTTCGAGCTGCCGTCGAATTTCTTCATGATTAGTCTATAGattcaaatcttgaaatttcaTTGACAAGAACTCACATTGAAACACAACACAAGCTTTCGAAGTGAAAGCAAACACACTTATTCAAATACAAttctaaagaaaaaaacacacacaaacacacactatATCAACCATGGCATTCTTTGGGTAATCCTTGGGGAAACCTGCCAACATCTCTACAATAATCATAAACCAAGAAGTTGTCACGGACCCACTTGAGCtgttttctccttctcttgtGCTCCTCCTTAACCACCGGTTTATCCCACCAAAACTGTCCCGACTTCCCGCACTTTGCCACTGCATCAACGTCGTCTGCTTTGTCCGACAAGAAAGCACACGCGTCGATCTCCAAGGAGTTGAAGGTGACGACGAACGGAGCGTTGGTCCAGTTCGTCTTCACCCTCCCTCCTTGCGTAGCCCAGTCATCCGCGTTCCACAACGACCCGTAGATCCCCATCGCTTGCTTTCTCGGATATGGCATTCCTTTCCTCTCCTTGTTTGCATATTCTCTTATCGGAATATCATCCACAAGAAACCTAATAATACATGGAAATTAATTCTACTAAAAACAAGATtcataattaaacaaaaatatgtttaatccttttttaaaaaaatgtccCTAATTTTCGTTTTCTCTTTGAAAATCGAAATTTCGCAAAAGTTTGCTTTATGTCCAACTTGACATATTTCGACAACGGAACCTTAAAGAATCTAGCAAGCTGGACTCATCATTCCATCGCCAGAATACATCAAGCGAAACATAAATCAAACTTTTCGCAAAATTGACactttttgaagaaaaaaaaacgttttaaACAACGAAAGTCGAACACACAAAACAAGATTAACCtgaaaaaaatagcaaataaTGAACAAAAAGTAATGGTTAATTATTTACAAGATGGAGCGACGATTCCACAAAAAGGAGTAAGTGTGGAAGTCCAAAGTGGGATCAAACCACAAGTAATGCCTCTGCTCGCGGTCGCCTGTGCCATTGATGTACAAGTTTGTTTGCACAATGTACGGCTCTCCCGATACGTTCCCCAAAAACTCGAAATCGAGCTCATCGTGATTCGGCCCTTGCGAGGACATCTGCATGCATGCAtgaatttcttaattaatttataattaggtatttatttgtcaagaaattaattaattaagttaattaatcacataataagCAGTGACGGTTCCAGCTGAATCTCCCTGCACCAGTTTCAGTTCAGCACTGGCTTTTCCGAACAAATACTTCTTCTTTGATTCAAATCCGCATCCTGCAAAAATTAAACGAGaactagaaattaaaaataaatctgaaaaataaaagtagaatGCGAATTCCAAGTCATTCTGAGATGTGAGTAAGTACCTGTGGAAGAATCGAGGGAGAGTGAAATTCGATCGCCTTGAGCAACGATGTGATCTGGCGCCCAGTCAGCCTCGAAGAGTTCGTTGAAATCGGCTGAGACAATCACTGTCTGAAGCAGAAGTATTATGGAAATGGTGTTTGTGAAAGTGATTGATGATTTGCATTTTGATCTGTTTTGGGAAAGCATTGTTGATTTGTTGTGATCTTATTTGAGATGTTGAGGGGTATTTATAAGATGTTgcaaatcaatattttatgtcAAGTTGTACTTGTATATAATCTATGAGATTAATTATGGCCCACATTATGTATtctaataaataagaattagGGGTAATCATTTGTGTTTTTAAGCATATATTTTCTCCACAAAGTTTccagttttaagaaaagttttgGAGAAGTTGGAGCCTTTTAAAggatatttaataaaattagagacaTTTTcgaaaaatacattaaaatttgagaaatataTAGAATTAACCTTAATATAATGTACTTCTATAAGGAGTAGTttacaacaaaaagaaaaaaaaaacgcacGTAGCTTGTAATTACTATTGGGACataaatgattgaaaaattgatatataaatctaaatattggtaaatattagtatgagaaagtgaataattattaatggCCGGCAATATGCCGCAACTCTTAAACGGCGCACTTAGTTAATAGAGAATCCTAGAGGGTGtttggtttgcaagattgtatccgagatcaaatttgtagtgtgtttgatTCATTAgattcaatcctagatggataatcttgagataattagtcatagctaaccccatattactaaaataatctcacaattcaatcctagattgtatcttagtattattttatcttggaaatcGAACACCACCTAATTAGTTCTAATGAGTATGAACTATTCAAGTAAACAAAATCTTTTAAATCGGTTGCGGGTTCAAAATTTACTTGTTGAGAGCAATGATTTAGTTGTTGTGGGCGTGTTTAATGATAGAAAGTTATATCAAGTATTTTTGACATTGGTGAGAAACATTCgaatcaatataattatacaaCGAGAGTAGACTATCCAAATTTGCCAAATTTATAAAGATAATTAAGAATTAGAAGGCAAACGTGGATGTCTACGATAGTGGTACTAGATCAATATCTAATTAAGTGACTTGTAAATTTGTTGTTGCATAACCAGTTAGAAGAATTAATCATGACCAATTGTATCTAGTTATAGGAATTGAGTTTGAACATTAGGGTTTacatgaaaaaggaaataagtaTGGgtttatattagtaatttaataaacaTTTATACATTTCGATCGATATAGAATGGGGAATTGGGTAGCATGTTATATACAGAATATATAAGTGTAATTATAGTGGAGTCCATCTCATAGCCAATAAGTATATGCTAGTGTGTGAAAATTATATgataggagtagtattattttgtttgtatgtGTGTGACAGTTTTGTTCACATTCTCTTTGGTAGACGGCttattaatgtttatatattaaatccATTAAAACACCCAtgatcttattttttattgggtTACGACAATACATGAGAGAGATGGATTATGGATAatcatattaataaatttaactcAAACTACTTGTTAccaattatttgtataattaataattagtatGGTTGGGTAATGCGGCGGTAGCAATAGTGTGGTACAGTTAGAAAGTTTATAAAGTGACAAATAAAAGAATCTTA is a window from the Salvia hispanica cultivar TCC Black 2014 chromosome 1, UniMelb_Shisp_WGS_1.0, whole genome shotgun sequence genome containing:
- the LOC125201119 gene encoding uncharacterized protein LOC125201119, yielding MSGCSTSVSTEVRDPNQDNAVVDCFNLSKASDQDALRHENEVDEENELEDGNRNTDVAEEEDEDEDADFNPFLKETNSMEASSSLSSEVEDLDLDVADSKGKQCAAVGNESGKHRDTSGDVENCDENVMHAVFSSGKEVGKNLDLIYSSTTEQDSTLVNQSGNGSLFDKESGLTRQVDVDSATDSRKFMVDVDAEGAICMRTRARYSLASFTLDELETFLQETDDEDDLQNVDDEEEYRKFLAAVLRGEDSQNLQENANVDDEDEENDADFELELEEALESEPEEVEERRTTRRNRSQKASIEHSKRLAGQLSRPLRPLLPFASIESLSTAEGRHLTPNFSSSHMPPVNNGYTYGFTPHQIGQLHCLIHEHIQLLIQVFSLSVLEPGKSHIASEVKELAVQMVQKRDQALAWRTVPYPSFCFFPPYIHPSVLDGNQNMLPSTDGNKIAQQNLPCGSNRELDSDEQAGSSQIPEYHSWVPYVCGPVLSVTDVAPLKLVENYIDDVSSAVRAYERHQIERGFETPGQKEPLFPLRNSLCSPESVGQGEMDENTPLDSNKAPSPSASHRLPKKNMATTLLERAKNQPVAPVPKEIARLAQRFWSLFNPALYPHKPAPASLTTRVLFTDAEDELLALGLMEYNTDWKAIQQRFLPCKSRHQIFVRQKNRASSKAPENPIKSVRRIKNAPLTLEEIARIELGLKKFKLDFMSIWRFFLPYRDPSLLPRQWRIATGTQKSYKSDANKKAKRRLYESKRKSSKPSPSSWHSSSEKEGDSSDNAAEETNSGDNHIDKEDEAYVHEAFLADWMPENHASSSFPSGLLSQEISQAKDKPGYRDIQPPMYSKSALASRPSTSEIVMRPYRARKPNNARLVKLAPGLPPVNLPPSVRIMSQSAFKNSQAITSAKDSANIMKNAGLMPKNRTLHAGSNMQVGVGSSVQSGVTRNNHVNVTIKNQQRNLSDVATNKLTVERGDTDLQMHPLLFQAPQDCQLPYYPSSPSTSSSFSFFPGNQPQLSLSLFHNPRHIRDAVNFLSKSSKPPEKNAAPSGVDFHPLLQRTDDVSASSLATHPAGRLPPTAASKPPIRNHLSSTSKASVDGNSSASGTKGSSLSKKGNELDLNIHLSLSAKNRESRNTIIRDTSRSLAASASGVIESESAKDYTPDVMSNQFDSTETPLATPRNRGSRKVADDMHDESLPEIVMEQEELSDSEEEFGENVEFECEEMADSDAECTSDSEQVVNVPNEEMHLEETDADIDERQLQNDHGSNPCSTSEACSIGLDTTGLHVKPNALSLNLNSCPPASQSNPKNAYEFGPFGTRAGDDKFLVDLKGSGKMQKRTSKHLSGDTPSRTPRKRVCRSNSNSNAATIVENSKKVAKVEFG
- the LOC125207363 gene encoding putative pentatricopeptide repeat-containing protein At3g15130, which codes for MLLSHLRKFHTASSSTTTYATILRHCVETSNLSKAKSIHAKLIKASDHQPDSIFIHNHLINAYIKCGDTANALQLFDEMPERNVVSWTALIAGFAQKGFPSQTLSLFSAMHRSSVRPNEFTFVSVLQACSFSEIFCLISAFQVFAMVIKFGFENNVYLVNALLTTLIRHGEFDEAVRLFEACLDTDVVSWNALFDGFLKFGCDSIPSFWRRMLFEGVKPDAFTFATVLTGLAELSALETGLQVHSLLVKSGHGRERCVGNALVDMYLKSGRLNQGFLAFDEIPSKDVCSWTQIATGCLNCGDPTEALRVIGSMRRAGVRPNKFTLATGINACASLSSLDEGLKLQALVAKLGDEVDVCVENALLDLYAKGGQMDGAVRVFVSMRERTVVSWTTMIMGFAQNGEAEEALNVFEEMRAEGERPNHITLVSLLYACSQGGFIERGLTYFSSMTEEFGIVPSEDHYVCVVNLLGRVGRIREAEELILRIPFEPSAVVWQTLLGACRLHGDVETARRAAKGALAADRDDPSTYVLMSNTFADFEDWGSAKTLREWLEIRDIKKMPGTSWVEIGETD
- the LOC125207374 gene encoding xyloglucan endotransglucosylase/hydrolase protein 9-like, with protein sequence MLSQNRSKCKSSITFTNTISIILLLQTVIVSADFNELFEADWAPDHIVAQGDRISLSLDSSTGCGFESKKKYLFGKASAELKLVQGDSAGTVTAYYMSSQGPNHDELDFEFLGNVSGEPYIVQTNLYINGTGDREQRHYLWFDPTLDFHTYSFLWNRRSILFLVDDIPIREYANKERKGMPYPRKQAMGIYGSLWNADDWATQGGRVKTNWTNAPFVVTFNSLEIDACAFLSDKADDVDAVAKCGKSGQFWWDKPVVKEEHKRRRKQLKWVRDNFLVYDYCRDVGRFPQGLPKECHG